From the Manis javanica isolate MJ-LG chromosome 11, MJ_LKY, whole genome shotgun sequence genome, one window contains:
- the BEST1 gene encoding LOW QUALITY PROTEIN: bestrophin-1 (The sequence of the model RefSeq protein was modified relative to this genomic sequence to represent the inferred CDS: inserted 9 bases in 7 codons; deleted 1 base in 1 codon; substituted 3 bases at 3 genomic stop codons) yields MTITYSSQXANACLGCSACVLPCWXGGIYKLLLCAASCSCYTFHFIYKMALTDEQHVMFEQLTXHCNSYPQPIPISFLLGERPLPRVGLGAPGSRLADPRSKLGKASGMSVPLAPRPSCWWNLSEHLPWPDSLTNLASSLIEDRTSPVLCAEHAPRLRQPGTGRILHSRAGAAGAKRFPSSQHSVKVEKFSLPPNMFWVPWMXFANLPLKAXIGGQVRDSVLLQSLLGEMNTLHTQCGQLYAYHWISVPPVYMQLVGMVVYISFPRLIGWQFLDAAKAYPGRELDLALPASTVLQFYAGXRFPKVAEQLINPFGEDDADFEINWIDRSLQVSLLAMNEMHQDLPPMERDMHWNELEPYPPCTAAFAQSHRPFFLGFTFNIKWSAQEQMFQPNQEEQERSHTGICGRFLGLQSHGHHPLRTNSKSKXSGPRKKSLLHEGKPKNLGGTGHKPWDQEDSKAWELTEEDAFKSAALCGRSGYXGAPATPQPHPVVFPPGGPGRASGRDGTVKGQSLXPPVAPGTRSLNCSHSAGASAEHPELGHMKKXSFNLMDMPEAPEHLREPHLEQLIISIRTILKALVDPYWALESKSSTQTRVTRFPPWAAPTTSLALSLPFLHEFPKVPSLPEHAGSTPSAGLGHTPRCLSRSPREVLGMFTLHPRARHPQDDFPGTQGR; encoded by the exons GATGGCTCTTACTGATGAGCAGCACGTGATGTTCGAGCAGCTGAC GCATTGCAACAGCTACCCCCAGCCCATTCCCATTTCCTTCCTGCTGGGCGAGCGCCCCCTTCCGCGTGTCGGTCTGGGGGCTCCAGGCTCCAGACTGGCGGACCCCCGGAGCAAGCTGGGGAAGGCCAGTGGCATGTCAGTGCCTCTCG CTCCCCGCCCCTCCTGCTGGTGGAACCTGTCCGAGCACCTGCCCTGGCCCGACAGCCTCACGAACTTGGCGTCGAGCCTCATAGAGGACAGGACGAGCCCGGTTTTGTGTGCGGAGCACGCTCCCAGACTACGCCAACCTGGCACAGGACGCATTCTGCACAGCAGGGCCGGCGCCGCTGGCGCCAAGCGCTTTCCCAGTTCCCAGCATTCGGTGAAAG TAGAAAAGTTCAGCTTGCCACCCAACATGTTCTGGGTGCCTTGGATGTAGTTTGCCAACCTGCCACTGAAAGCATGAATTGGAGGTCAAGTCCGGGACTCTGTCCTGCTCCAGAGCCT GCTGGGG GAGATGAACACCTTGCATACTCAGTGTGGACAGTTGTATGCCTACCACTGGATCAGTGTCCCACCAGTGTACATGCAA CTGGTGGGCATGGTGGTGTACATTTCCTTTCCGCGCCTGATCGGGTGGCAGTTCCTGGATGCAGCCAAGGCCTACCCTGGCCGTGAGCTAGACCTTGCGCTACCTGCCTCCACGGTCCTGCAGTTCTATGCTGGCTGAAGGT TCCCCAAGGTGGCAGAGCAGCTCATCAACCCATTTGGAGAGGATGATGCTGACTTTGAGATTAACTGGATTGACAGGAGCTTGCAG GTGTCCCTGTTGGCTATGAACGAGATGCACCAGGACCTGCCCCCGATGGAGAGGGACATGCACTGGAATGAGCTAGAACCATATCCCCCCTGCACAGCCGCTTTTGCCCAGTCTCACCGACCCTTCTTTTTAGGCTTCACCTTCAACATCAAGTGG tcggcacaagaacagatgttTCAGCCAAatcaggaggagcaggag aggagtcACACGGGCATCTGTGGCCGCTTCCTAGGGCTGCAGTCCCATGGCCACCATCCCCTCAGGACAAACTCGAAGAGCA CCAGCGGCCCAAGAAAGAAGTCCCTTCTCCACGAGGGCAAGCCCAAGAACCTTGGGGGAACCGGACACAAGCCTTGGGACCAGGAAGACAGCAAGGCCTGGGAGCTTACGGAGGAGGATGCCTTCAAGTCCGCTGCATTGTGTGGGAGGTCAGGCTA CGGTGCCCCAGccacccctcagccccaccctgtgGTCTTCCCACCCGGAGGTCCAGGCAGAGCCTCAGGCAGGGATGGCACTGTCAAAGGCCAAAGCC TACCACCTGTGGCTCCTGGGACTCGAAGTCTGAATTGCTCCCACAGTGCTGGGGCCTCAGCGGAGCACCCAGAATTGGGTCACATGAAGA ACTCGTTTAACCTGATGGACATGCCAGAGGCCCCTGAACATCTTAGAGAACCACATTTGGAACAACTGATCATCAGCATACGCACTATACTCAAAGCTCTTGTAGATCCTTATTGGGCCTTGGAAAGCAAGTCTTCCACCCAAACCAGGGTCACCAGGTTCCCCCCATGGGCGGCACCCACCACTTCCCTTGCTCTGAGCCTACCATTCCTACATGAGTTCCCAAAGGTCCCGTCGCTGCCAGAACACGCTGGATCTACACCCAGTGCTGGCTTGGGGCACACACCTCGCTGCCTAAGCAGGAGTCCTAGGGAAGTGTTGGGGATGTTCACTCTTCACCCAAGAGCCCGACATCCCCAGGACGACTTCCCTGGGACCCAGGGAAGATGA
- the FTH1 gene encoding ferritin heavy chain, with protein MMTASPSQVRQNYHQDSEAAVNRQINLELYASYVYLSMSYYFDRDDVALKNFAKYFLHQSHEEREHAEKLMKLQNKRGGRIFLQDIKKPDRDDWENGLNAMECALHLEKSVNQSLLELHKLATDKNDPHLCDFIETHYLNEQVKSIKELGDHVTNLRKMGAPESGMAEYLFDKHTLGDGDNQS; from the exons ATGATGACCGCGTCCCCCTCGCAGGTGCGCCAGAACTACCACCAGGACTCGGAGGCCGCCGTCAACCGCCAGATCAACCTGGAGCTTTACGCCTCCTACGTCTACCTGTCCATG TCTTACTACTTTGACCGCGATGATGTGGCTTTGAAGAACTTTGCCAAGTATTTTCTTCACCAGTCTCACGAGGAGAGGGAACATGCTGAGAAACTGATGAAGCTGCAGAACAAGCGAGGTGGTCGAATCTTCCTTCAGGATATCAAG AAACCAGACCGTGACGACTGGGAGAATGGGCTGAACGCAATGGAGTGTGCGTTACACTTGGAAAAAAGTGTGAATCAGTCATTACTGGAACTGCACAAACTGGCTACTGACAAAAATGACCCTCAT TTGTGTGACTTCATTGAGACTCATTACCTGAATGAGCAGGTGAAATCCATCAAAGAATTGGGTGACCACGTAACCAACTTGCGCAAGATGGGGGCCCCCGAATCTGGCATGGCAGAGTATCTCTTTGATAAGCATACCCTGGGAGACGGTGATAACCAGAGCTAA